Within the Herbaspirillum sp. RTI4 genome, the region CGTATTTACGCCCAAGTCGCAATCGCGCGAGTCGCTATCAGCCGGGCAGGTAGGCTTCATCATTGCCGGTATCAAGGAATTGAAAGCCGCCAAGGTGGGCGATACCGTGACACTAGCGGCCAAGCCTGCTGCCGAAGCCTTGCCGGGCTTCAAGGAAGTGCAGCCGCAAGTGTTTGCCGGCTTGTTCCCGGTCGAGGCGAACCAGTACGACGCGCTGCGCGATTCGCTGGAAAAACTCAAGCTCAACGATGCCGCCTTGCAATATGAGCCGGAAGTCTCTCAGGCGCTGGGGTTTGGTTTCCGTTGCGGCTTCCTCGGTTTGCTGCACATGGAAATCGTCCAGGAACGTCTGGAGCGCGAATTCGACATGGACTTGATCACCACCGCACCAACGGTGATCTATGAAGTGATCCTGCCTAGCGGCGCGATCCTGATGGTCGACAATCCCTCCAAGATGCCTGAGCCGTCCAAAATTCAGGAGGTAAGGGAGCCGATCGTTACGGTCAACCTGTACATGCCTCAGGAATACGTCGGCTCCGTGATTACCTTGTGTACGCAAAAGCGTGGTGTGCAAATCGACATGAGCTACCACGGCAAGCAAGTGCAGCTGATTTACGAAATGCCCATGGCTGAAATCGTATTGGACTTTTTCGATAGGCTCAAATCGACTTCGCGCGGCTATGCCTCGATGGATTATGAATTCAAAGAGTACCGCGCTGCCGATGTGGTGAAGGTCGACATGCTGATCAACAGCGAAAAAGTCGATGCGCTGGCAATCATTGTGCATCGCTCCAATAGCCAGTTCCGAGGCCGTGCGGTGGCCGCCAAGATGCGAGAACTGATTCCCCGACAAATGTTCGATGTCGCCATTCAGGCAACGATTGGCTCCAACATTATTTCTCGTGAGAACGTCAAAGCTCTGCGCAAGAACGTGCTGGCCAAGTGCTACGGCGGTGATATCAGCCGCAAACGCAAACTGCTGGAAAAACAGAAGGCCGGTAAAAAACGGATGAAGCAAGTCGGCTCTGTGGAAATCCCGCAAGAAGCCTTCCTGGCAATTTTACAAGTGGAATAACAATGAACCTGCAAGCCCTGTTAGGCAATTTCGCCTTGATTTTATTCGTGTTGATGCTCATTACTGGCGTCATCTGGTTCCTGGATCTGTTTTATCTCGGCCGTCAGCGCCGCGCCCGAGCCGATGCAGCACTGGCAGCGTTCGATGCCCGTAACGCGCAGTTGCGCGCGCAAGGGATTGAGCCAGACAGCACCGGCCGTGTGGAGTTGGCAGAAGGGCTGCTGCGGCAACCGGTATGGATAGAATATTCCGGCAGTTTTTTCCCTGTCATTGCCGTGGTGTTCTTTTTGCGCTCGTTCTTGTATGAGCCATTCAAGATTCCTTCCAGCTCTATGGTTCCAACGCTGCTGGTGGGCGATCTGATTCTGGTCAACAAGTACACTTACGGCATTCGTTTGCCCATCATCAATAAAAAAATCCTTGAAATTAATCAGCCGCAACGCGGCGACGTGATGGTGTTCAAATACCCGAAAGACACGGCGGTCGATTACATCAAACGGGTGGTTGGCGTGCCGGGTGATAAAATAGTCTATAGAAACAAGCGTTTAACGATTAATGGTAAGGCGCTTTCTTATGAGTCGCTGCCTGATTTTCTCGATGAAGAAAGCCTCACGTATTCCAAGCAGTGGCAGGAAAATCTGACCGGCAACGATCACAAGATCCTCAACAATGAAAACGCGCCGAACTACGTGCCTAACCCGGACGCTTTTCCGCAGCACGAATTGTGTACTTACGACTCCGATGGCTTTGCCTGTACGGTTCCGGCCGGTCAATATTTCATGATGGGTGATAATCGGGACAATAGTCTGGATAGCCGCTACTGGGGCTTCGTTCCCGATGCGAATATTGTAGGGAAAGCATTTTTTGTCTGGATGAATCTGGGCAACTTCAAGCGTATCGGCAGTTTTCATTAAGCCTGCGTGCAGCATGGCAGACGTTCCGTAAGGAAGTCTGCCCGGTGAATGCCCGACGTTGTTGGCATTTTCCTTCAGGGCCTAAGTGAGCATCAAATGGATTCATCAATATTGCAAAATCGGCTTGGCCACAAGTTTCAGAATGCTGGGTTGTTGCAGCAGGCCTTGACGCATCGAAGCCATAGCAGCATCCATAACGAGCGCTTCGAATTCCTCGGCGACTCTATTCTCAACTGCGTCGTTGCTTCTCTCTTGTTCGATCGCTATAGCAAAATCGACGAAGGCGATCTGTCGCGTTTGCGCGCCAATCTGGTCAAGCAGCAGTCGCTTTACGAAATTGCCCAGCGTCTGGAGTTATCGCAATTCCTTCGGCTGGGCGAGGGTGAGCTGAAATCGGGCGGTTTCCGACGCCCCTCCATTCTGGCGGACACGCTCGAAGCACTGTTTGGCGCTATTTTTCTCGATGCCGGATTCAATGCCGCACGCGATGTCATCCGTTCGCTTTACATTCCGATCCTCGACAGCGTAGATCCTAAAACCTTGGGCAAGGATGCCAAGACACTGCTGCAAGAATATCTGCAAGGAAAGAAAATTGCCCTGCCGCAGTACAACGTGGTTGCCACGCATGGCGCCGCACATAATCAGGAATTCGAAATAGAGTGTCTGGTCCCCAAACTGGAGATTCAGGTCTTCGGAACCGGTGGCAGCCGCCGTGCAGGCGAGCAGGCCGCGGCCAAGCTGGCATTGGAGGCAGTGCAGACCGCTCTGGTGAAAACACCTTCCGGCGCGCGTAAAGCCCGGCCACGCGCCGCGCAACTGAAGCTGACTGGTATCGCCACGATACAATCGGGCGCACCGACTGGCGAAGACTCTGCTCAGGAGTCCTTGCAGTTGATCGCACATAAAGCCGCTTCCAAAACCGAGAAATCGGATAAAGACAGCAAAGCCACCGCACTCAAGGCAGAACCTAAAACGCATGCCAAAACTGACGCCAAAGCAAGCGACGCCAAAGCATCACACAGCGAATTGAAACCTGACGCCACAACCAAGACCGTCACCCCCAATGACGCTCCCAGCGATACCGGCACACCGGCCGCTTCACCTACCGCTAATAACACTAAAATCGCATGACCGAGCCTTCTACCAGCACGACACTCCCCGCCGATTTCCGTTGCGGCTACATTGCCATCGTGGGGCGTCCCAACGTGGGCAAATCCACGCTGATGAACGCCTTGATCGGCGCCAAAGTCAGCATCACCTCGCGCAAAGCACAAACTACCCGGCACCGTATCACCGGTATTCAGACCTTGCCGGATACGCAATTCGTCTACGTTGATACCCCCGGTTTTCAGACGCGGCACAGCAATCCGCTCAACAAGACACTGAACCGTACCGTCAACAATACCCTGACGTCTTCCGACGTCATTCTGTTTCTGGTCGAAGCCGGCACGTTCAGCGCGGCCGATCAGCAAGTGATCGACCTGCTGCCCAAAGATGTACCGTGCATCCTGGTCATCAACAAGTCGGATCGCGTGACGGACAAAGCCACCCTGATGCCCTTTGCCCAACAGCTTGCCGCCAAGCATCCGTTTGTCGCCGTGGTACCGGTCTCGGCCAAACAAGGTTTTCAACTGGAAAACCTGCAAGGCGAAGCGCGTCGCTACCTGCCGCAAAATCCACCGATGTTCGATGCCGACGACATCACCGACCGCAGCGAAAAATTTCTTGCCTCGGAAATCGTGCGCGAAAAAGTATTCCGTTTCGTCGGCGAAGAGCTGCCCTACACCAGCACCGTTATCATCGAAAAATTTGAACAGGAAGGCAATCTGCGACGCATTTTCGCCGCCATCCTGGTGCAGCGCGAGATGCACAAAGCCATGGTCATCGGTGCCAAGGGTGCGCGTCTGAAGGACATCTCGACTCAATCCCGGCTCGACATGGAGCGGCTGTTCGGCGGCCCAGTTTATCTGGAAATCTGGATCAAAGTGAAATCTGGCTGGGCCGACAATGAAGCCGGTCTGCGCGCCTACGGTTACGAATAGGCATTGCCGCTTTGAGCACGGATCCCGATGCCGGGTTGGCGTCATCCACCGATAGCACGACCGCGCCGGCAGAAACCTCTGCCCCGCGTGTCAAAACCGCTGCTGCCGCCAAGCCGCGCACAAGTACTGCGCGACGCAGCCCAAGCGAACATCGTGTGACAGAGCAACCCGGCTTCATCCTCCACAGCTATCCCTACAAAGAAACCAGCCTGATCGTCGACGTGCTGACACGCGATTACGGCCGCATTGGCTTGATGGCCAAAGGGGCTAAACGCCCGCATTCCAAGCTGCGCGGCGCATTGCAAACCTTTCAACCGCTGGCAGTCGGCTGGTCCGGCAAATCCGAAATCCGCACGCTGATCGCCGCCGAATGGGTAGGCGGACTATTGCCGCTGGAAAAATCGGCACTGCTGTGCGGTTTTTACCTCAATGAACTGCTGGTCAAACTGACCGCCCGCGACGATCCCCATCCCGAACTGTTCGACCACTACGTTGCCACGCTCAACCAGCTGGCGCATGGAGAAGCGCCGCCGATTGTGTTGCGCCAGTTCGAGCGCGCCTTGTTGAAATCGACCGGCGTGGCCGGCAATCTGACGGTCTGCACCCGCAGCGGAAAAGCCGTACAGCCGGACGGTCAATACGTCGTCGATCCCGAACGCGGCGCACGGCTAGCCATGGTGTCCGACGTCTGGCCGCGTGTATCCGGCAAAACTTTGCTGGATATGGAAAGGGAAGACTACGCCGACAGCACCACCCAGATGCAAAGCAAATTCCTGATGCGTTTTTTGCTGGCGCATCATTTGGGCGGCGTGCAGTTGAATACACGGCAGATATTGATCGACCTGATGCAGTTGTAAATCCGTGCTGATGGTCGCCGTATCGACGCCTGTCATCGTCACGATGCAAGTCCGGGCAGGGCAGATGGGGAATGTTGCGTAAAATTGCAGGGATGCCGACGCAGGCAGAATGAGAGCTCCTGTAAAACCCGGCCCGCATCATTGCGGCAGCGTTACTCTCTACCAATGTAGTCAGGCACTTTTAGTCATCGATTCGCAGAGTTTCTAAAGGAACACATGAGCTTTTTACAACCCGCCGGTTCCGCTCTGGAACTGGGCATCAATATCGATCACATCGCCACCTTGCGCAACGTGCGCGGCACCGTCTATCCCGATCCTCTGCAAGCAGCGCTGCAAGCTGAAGAAGCCGGAGCCGATGCCATCACCCTGCATCTGCGCGAAGACCGGCGTCATATCCGTGATGCGGATGTGGAACTGATCCGTCCCCAATTGCGCACCCGCATGAACCTTGAAGCGGCAGTCACGCCGGAAATGATCGACATCGCCTGCCGCATCAAACCGCAGGACGTTTGTCTGGTCCCGGAAAAACGACACGAAGTCACTACCGAAGGCGGGCTGGATGTCGTCACGCATTTCGCGCAGGTGCAGGCGGCTGTCAGACAATTGCAGGCAGAAGGTATACGTGTGAGTCTGTTCATTGATCCCGACACGGCGCAAATTCAGGCCGCCGCCGAAACCGGCGCGGAAGTGATTGAATTGCACACCGGCTGCTATGCCGATGCGCCGGACGCCGCCACCGAAAAAACCGAACTGGCGCGGGTGCAGCAAAGCGTGCTGGAAGGCATGCGGCGCGGCCTTAGAGTCAATGCCGGCCACGGTCTGCATTTTGGCAATGTCCAGCCGATTGCGGCGATCACCGATATCTCCGAACTCAATATCGGCCACGCCATCGTCGCTCACGCCGTCTTCGTTGGCTGGCAATCTGCAATCCGTGAAATGAAAGCGCTGATGCAGCAGGCGCGCAGCATGGATCACCGGGGGGCCTGATGATCTACGGCATCGGCACCGACATCATCCGCATTGCGCGGATAGAAGCGGCCCTGAAACGCAACGGCGACCGCTTTGCCGAGCGCATCCTCGGCGCTGAAGAAATGGAAAAATATCGGGATCGCACGAGGCGGGTTGAGGCGCGCGGCATCCGTTTTCTGGCCACGCGTTTCGCCGCCAAGGAAGCTTTTTCCAAAGCCATTGGACTGGGCATGCGCATGCCCATGACCTGGCGCAGCATGCAAGTACTCAATGCGCCCAGCGGTAAGCCGGTCGTCGTCGCTAGCGGCGCATTGAAAGACTGGATGGAATCCAGTGGCATCACAGCACAAGTCACCCTTACCGATGAAGCCGAATATGCCGTCGCCTTCGTCATCGCGGAGAAAGCATGAACGCAAAAAAAACAGCAGCCCCTTCCTTGCCCGGCCCGGTCATGCTCGATGTGGTCGGCCTTCGCCTTGATGCCGACGACCTGCGTCGTATCCGCCACCCGCTGACCGGCGGCGTCATTTTGTTTGCGCGCAATTATCACAACCGCGAACAACTGACGGCCCTGACGACCGCCATCCATGCCGTTCGGCCGGATGTGCTGATCGCGGTCGATCACGAAGGTGGCCGGGTGCAACGCTTCAAGACGGACGGTTTTACCCATTTGCCGGCCATGAGCAAGCTTGGCGAACTATGGGAGCGCGACGTACTGGTTGCCACCCGCACCGCTACCGACGTCGGTTTTGTGCTGGCCGCTGAACTGCGCGCTTGCGGTATCGACCTCTCGTTTACGCCGGTGCTGGACCTCGATTTCGGCGTGTCCGGCGTCATCGGCAATCGCGCATTTCATCGTGATCCGCGTGTCGTGGCGCTGCTGGCAAAAAGTCTGAATCAGGGACTGGCGCTGGCCGGGATGGCCAATTGTGGCAAGCATTTTCCCGGTCACGGTTACGTCGAAGCGGATTCGCATGTCGCGCTTCCGGTCGATGAGCGCAGCATGGAAGATATCCTCGGTGAAGATG harbors:
- the lepB gene encoding signal peptidase I — its product is MNLQALLGNFALILFVLMLITGVIWFLDLFYLGRQRRARADAALAAFDARNAQLRAQGIEPDSTGRVELAEGLLRQPVWIEYSGSFFPVIAVVFFLRSFLYEPFKIPSSSMVPTLLVGDLILVNKYTYGIRLPIINKKILEINQPQRGDVMVFKYPKDTAVDYIKRVVGVPGDKIVYRNKRLTINGKALSYESLPDFLDEESLTYSKQWQENLTGNDHKILNNENAPNYVPNPDAFPQHELCTYDSDGFACTVPAGQYFMMGDNRDNSLDSRYWGFVPDANIVGKAFFVWMNLGNFKRIGSFH
- the acpS gene encoding holo-ACP synthase, with translation MIYGIGTDIIRIARIEAALKRNGDRFAERILGAEEMEKYRDRTRRVEARGIRFLATRFAAKEAFSKAIGLGMRMPMTWRSMQVLNAPSGKPVVVASGALKDWMESSGITAQVTLTDEAEYAVAFVIAEKA
- the pdxJ gene encoding pyridoxine 5'-phosphate synthase, producing the protein MSFLQPAGSALELGINIDHIATLRNVRGTVYPDPLQAALQAEEAGADAITLHLREDRRHIRDADVELIRPQLRTRMNLEAAVTPEMIDIACRIKPQDVCLVPEKRHEVTTEGGLDVVTHFAQVQAAVRQLQAEGIRVSLFIDPDTAQIQAAAETGAEVIELHTGCYADAPDAATEKTELARVQQSVLEGMRRGLRVNAGHGLHFGNVQPIAAITDISELNIGHAIVAHAVFVGWQSAIREMKALMQQARSMDHRGA
- the nagZ gene encoding beta-N-acetylhexosaminidase — translated: MNAKKTAAPSLPGPVMLDVVGLRLDADDLRRIRHPLTGGVILFARNYHNREQLTALTTAIHAVRPDVLIAVDHEGGRVQRFKTDGFTHLPAMSKLGELWERDVLVATRTATDVGFVLAAELRACGIDLSFTPVLDLDFGVSGVIGNRAFHRDPRVVALLAKSLNQGLALAGMANCGKHFPGHGYVEADSHVALPVDERSMEDILGEDAAPYGWLGMSLAAVMPAHVIYPQVDPHPAGFSKKWLSILRDDIGFQGVIFSDDLSMEGASVAGNVVEGARAALAAGCDMVLICNSPEKADQLLDGLPSAIDAICSARVAALRPVAPALDWDALQQDARYQAAKKALQIL
- the recO gene encoding DNA repair protein RecO → MSTDPDAGLASSTDSTTAPAETSAPRVKTAAAAKPRTSTARRSPSEHRVTEQPGFILHSYPYKETSLIVDVLTRDYGRIGLMAKGAKRPHSKLRGALQTFQPLAVGWSGKSEIRTLIAAEWVGGLLPLEKSALLCGFYLNELLVKLTARDDPHPELFDHYVATLNQLAHGEAPPIVLRQFERALLKSTGVAGNLTVCTRSGKAVQPDGQYVVDPERGARLAMVSDVWPRVSGKTLLDMEREDYADSTTQMQSKFLMRFLLAHHLGGVQLNTRQILIDLMQL
- the era gene encoding GTPase Era → MTEPSTSTTLPADFRCGYIAIVGRPNVGKSTLMNALIGAKVSITSRKAQTTRHRITGIQTLPDTQFVYVDTPGFQTRHSNPLNKTLNRTVNNTLTSSDVILFLVEAGTFSAADQQVIDLLPKDVPCILVINKSDRVTDKATLMPFAQQLAAKHPFVAVVPVSAKQGFQLENLQGEARRYLPQNPPMFDADDITDRSEKFLASEIVREKVFRFVGEELPYTSTVIIEKFEQEGNLRRIFAAILVQREMHKAMVIGAKGARLKDISTQSRLDMERLFGGPVYLEIWIKVKSGWADNEAGLRAYGYE
- the rnc gene encoding ribonuclease III; the encoded protein is MDSSILQNRLGHKFQNAGLLQQALTHRSHSSIHNERFEFLGDSILNCVVASLLFDRYSKIDEGDLSRLRANLVKQQSLYEIAQRLELSQFLRLGEGELKSGGFRRPSILADTLEALFGAIFLDAGFNAARDVIRSLYIPILDSVDPKTLGKDAKTLLQEYLQGKKIALPQYNVVATHGAAHNQEFEIECLVPKLEIQVFGTGGSRRAGEQAAAKLALEAVQTALVKTPSGARKARPRAAQLKLTGIATIQSGAPTGEDSAQESLQLIAHKAASKTEKSDKDSKATALKAEPKTHAKTDAKASDAKASHSELKPDATTKTVTPNDAPSDTGTPAASPTANNTKIA
- the lepA gene encoding translation elongation factor 4, which encodes MKNIRNFSIIAHIDHGKSTLADRIIQLCGGLSNREMEAQVLDSMDIERERGITIKAQTAALSYKARDGQIYNLNLIDTPGHVDFSYEVSRSLSACEGALLVVDASQGVEAQTVANCYTALELGVEVVPVLNKIDLPSADPDNAISEIEDVIGIDASDAVHCSAKTGLGVEDVLEALIVKVPAPKGDVDAPLQALIVDSWFDNYVGVVMLVRIINGMLRPKDKILLMASGTQHLTESVGVFTPKSQSRESLSAGQVGFIIAGIKELKAAKVGDTVTLAAKPAAEALPGFKEVQPQVFAGLFPVEANQYDALRDSLEKLKLNDAALQYEPEVSQALGFGFRCGFLGLLHMEIVQERLEREFDMDLITTAPTVIYEVILPSGAILMVDNPSKMPEPSKIQEVREPIVTVNLYMPQEYVGSVITLCTQKRGVQIDMSYHGKQVQLIYEMPMAEIVLDFFDRLKSTSRGYASMDYEFKEYRAADVVKVDMLINSEKVDALAIIVHRSNSQFRGRAVAAKMRELIPRQMFDVAIQATIGSNIISRENVKALRKNVLAKCYGGDISRKRKLLEKQKAGKKRMKQVGSVEIPQEAFLAILQVE